A region from the Dermacentor andersoni chromosome 11, qqDerAnde1_hic_scaffold, whole genome shotgun sequence genome encodes:
- the LOC129381657 gene encoding dnaJ protein homolog 1-like, producing the protein MSGATERHQAPTIYSDVHVSLEEVYNGCTKYITITRMVTGPDCHTPMPEAKVFEVVVKPGWKEGTKIRFHREGDRLPNSIPADVVFVIRDKPHPQFKRDGADVRYVAKITFKEARVTFLSLRVFAAVVAFRIKSKGDKIEVGRGRVAALRSLFSSACLRTSQLYTLRNACPLVSFITDSQALRGTVLEVPTITHGTIFVPLTDIVTPTTVNRIRGQGLRRSDDPSTRGDLILSFDIEYPCQMTDAALKLLWNTIALLI; encoded by the exons ATGTCGGGAGCAACCGAACGACACCAAGCGCCGACGATTTATTCCGACGTGCACGTGTCACTCGAGGAAGTGTACAACGGTTGCACCAAGTATATTACGATCACGAGGATGGTGACGGGTCCGGACTGTCACACACCGATGCCGGAAGCCAAGGTGTTCGAGGTCGTAGTGAAGCCCGGCTGGAAGGAAGGCACCAAGATCAGGTTCCACCGCGAAGGAGACCGGCTTCCCAACAGCATACCCGCCGACGTCGTGTTCGTCATACGTGACAAGCCGCACCCACAGTTCAAGAGGGATGGAGCGGATGTCCGCTACGTCGCAAAGATaactttcaaagaggcacgtgtTACGTTTCTCTCGTT gcgcgtTTTTGCCGCCGTCGTGGCCTTCCGtatcaagtccaagggcgacaaaatc GAAGTGGGCCGAGGGCGCGTAGCCGCGCTGCGGTCCTTGTTTTCGAGCGCCTGCTTACGCACCTCTCAGCTGTATACTCTGCGTAATGCGTGCCCCCTTGTTTCTTTCATCACCGATTCACAGGCCCTGCGCGGGACAGTGCTGGAAGTACCCACAATCACTCACGGCACGATATTTGTGCCGCTGACAGATATCGTCACGCCCACCACCGTCAACCGCATCCGGGGACAGGGCCTTCGCCGTTCTGACGACCCCAGCACGCGAGGTGACCTGATCCTGAGTTTCGACATCGAGTATCCTTGCCAGATGACGGACGCTGCTCTGAAGCTACTCTGGAACACAATTGCTCTCCTGATCTGA
- the LOC126518059 gene encoding dnaJ homolog subfamily B member 4-like encodes MGKDYYKILGISKGASDDDIKKAYRKLALKYHPDKNKSAEAEEKFKEVAEAYEVLSDKKKRDVYDRFGEEGLKGNAGGGGGGGPNMPGGQSFTYTFHGDPRATFAQFFGTDNPFESFFNFGGGPGGPGGMNMFFGGPGGGADDDMDLDGDPFGVPMGGGRPGANPFRSQSFTAGARPGSGGKAQGRQDPAIEHDLHVTLEEVLRGCTKKMKISRKVMGPDGRTPKREEKVLTINVKPGWKAGTKITFQREGDQLPGTIPADIVFIIRDKPHPQFKREGADIRYTARLTLKQALCGVTIEVPTLTKGKISLQLKDIVKPTTVKRIQGQGLPYPKDPTKRGDLLVGFDIQFPEHLTESARQILWDTLPPHV; translated from the exons ATGGGTAAAGACTACTACAAGATCCTCGGCATCAGCAAGGGTGCCAGCGACGATGACATCAAGAAGGCCTACCGGAAGCTCGCCCTCAAGTACCATCCCGACAAGAACAAGTCTGCGGAGGCCGAGGAGAAGTTCAAGGAGGTTGCCGAGGCGTACGAGGTGCTCAGCGACAAGAAGAAGCGGGACGTGTACGACCGCTTCGGCGAAGAAGGCCTCAAGGGCAAcgccggcggtggcggcggcggaggacCCAACATGCCTGGAGGCCAGTCGTTCACCTACACCTTCCACGGCGACCCGCGGGCCACGTTCGCCCAGTTCTTCGGCACCGACAACCCGTTCGAGAGCTTCTTCAACTTTGGCGGCGGACCCGGGGGCCCCGGCGGCATGAACATGTTCTTCGGCGGACCCGGTGGGGGCGCCGACGACGACATGGACCTGGACGGCGACCCCTTCGGCGTGCCCATGGGCGGCGGGAGACCCGGCGCGAACCCGTTCCGGTCCCAGAGCTTCACGGCGGGCGCCCGGCCGGGCAGTGGCGGAAAGGCTCAGGGCAGGCAGGACCCTGCCATCGAGCACGATCTGCACGTGACACTCGAGGAGGTTCTCCGCGGCTGCACCAAGAAGATGAAGATCAGCCGGAAAGTCATGGGACCGGACGGCCGCACGCCCAAGCGCGAGGAGAAGGTGCTCACCATCAACGTGAAGCCCGGCTGGAAGGCCGGCACGAAGATCACCTTCCAGCGGGAAGGCGACCAGCTTCCCGGCACCATCCCGGCGGACATCGTGTTCATCATCCGCGACAAGCCCCACCCGCAGTTCAAGAGGGAAGGCGCTGACATCCGCTACACTGCGAGGCTCACGCTCAAGCAG GCTCTGTGTGGAGTGACGATAGAGGTGCCAACATTGACCAAGGGCAAGATATCGCTGCAACTGAAGGATATCGTCAAGCCCACAACAGTCAAGCGGATCCAGGGCCAAGGCCTGCCGTACCCCAAAGACCCAACAAAGCGTGGTGACTTGCTTGTTGGCTTTGACATCCAGTTCCCCGAGCACTTAACGGAAAGTGCGCGGCAAATTCTCTGGGACACGTTGCCTCCCCATGTCTGA
- the Sc2 gene encoding probable very-long-chain enoyl-CoA reductase art-1 yields the protein MEIEVVSANSNKQVAKLHGLNQSTTILEVKKQVHRLKPKLYPERQSIKSDQKSKALKDESTLGDLRLQSGDRLYLKDLGPQIGWKTVFLVEYFGPLALYLITASRPAWIYGQYASRHQVDIAVKVAAACWTIHYVKRLLETLFVHRFSHGTMPIMNLFKNCSYYWLFGLYIGYYVNHPLYTPPALGPVQVYGGLAAFMFAELGNLSIHIALRNLRPPGTKERRIPVPTGNPFTLLFDFVSCPNYTYEVMAWLSFTFMTQCLPAGLFTVAGFYQMTVWALGKHRQYKAEFPNYPRQRKAIVPFLI from the exons ATGGAG ATTGAGGTTGTTTCAGCCAACTCGAACAAACAGGTTGCCAAGCTTCATGGG CTTAACCAAAGTACAACAATCTTGGAAGTCAAGAAACAGGTGCACCGTCTGA AGCCAAAGCTTTACCCTGAGAGGCAGTCAATCAAGAGTGACCAAA AGTCGAAAGCACTGAAAGATGAGAGCACTCTTGGAGACCTCAGGCTTCAGTCTGGCGACCGGCTGTACCTCAAGGACCTGGGGCCACAGATTGGTTGGAAGACA GTGTTCCTGGTGGAGTACTTTGGACCCTTGGCCCTGTACCTCATCACTGCCTCCAGGCCAGCATGGATATACGGGCAGTATGCATCACGCCACCAGGTGGACATTGCTGTCAA GGTGGCAGCTGCCTGCTGGACAATCCACTACGTCAAGCGGCTACTGGAGACTCTCTTCGTGCATCGCTTCTCTCATGGCACCATGCCCATCATGAACCTATTTAAG AACTGCTCTTACTACTGGCTCTTTGGGCTGTACATTGGCTACTATGTCAACCACCCCCTGTACACCCCACCAG CGCTTGGACCTGTGCAGGTCTATGGCGGCCTGGCTGCATTTATG TTCGCCGAGTTGGGCAACTTGAGCATCCACATTGCCCTGAGGAACCTCAGGCCACCTG GCACCAAGGAGCGCCGCATCCCGGTACCAACGGGTAACCCGTTCACCCTGCTGTTTGACTTTGTCTCCTGCCCCAACTACACATATGAGGTCATGGCCTGGCTTTCATTCACGTTCATGACCCAGTGTTTGCCAG CTGGACTGTTTACTGTGGCCGGCTTCTACCAAATGACAGTCTGGGCTCTGGGCAAGCATCGCCAGTACAAGGCAGAGTTCCCCAACTACCCACGTCAGCGCAAGGCCATCGTACCTTTCCTCATTTGA